One segment of Platichthys flesus chromosome 15, fPlaFle2.1, whole genome shotgun sequence DNA contains the following:
- the acaca gene encoding acetyl-CoA carboxylase 1 isoform X3, producing MAQQNSAAKKNPAVAALNSHFIVGSVSEENSEDEVQGKLDMQPEEKESRSVSPSPSSGSSDSTCDMGFDHIDGPINNLRPSMSGLHLVKQGRDRRRIDLQRDFTVASPAEFVTRFGGNKVIEKVLIANNGIAAVKCMRSIRRWAYEMFRNERAIRFVVMVTPEDLKANAEYIKMADHYVPVPGGTNNNNYANVELILDIAKRIPVQAVWAGWGHASENPKLPELLQKNGIAFMGPPSQAMWALGDKIASSIVAQTAGIPTLPWSGTGLTVEWTESDQKKKTINVPHDVYELGCIEDVEDGLIAAEKVGYPLMIKASEGGGGKGIRKVNSADDFSNLFRQVQAEVPGSPIFVMQLARHARHLEVQILADQYGNAISLFGRDCSVQRRHQKIIEEAPATIAPADVFEDMENCAVKLAKMVGYVSAGTVEYLYSQDGSFYFLELNPRLQVEHPCTEMVADVNLPSAQLQIAMGIPLHRIKDIRMLYGVQPWGDSLIDFEGLSNAPSPRGHVIAARITSENPDEGFKPSSGTVQELNFRSNKNVWGYFSVAAAGGLHEFADSQFGHCFSWGENREEAISNMVVALKELSIRGDFRTTVEYLIKLLETESFQQNTIDTGWLDRLISEKMQAERPDTMLGIVSGALHVADVNLRNSVSNFLHSLERGQVLPAHTLLNTVDVELIYEGLKYVLTVTRQSPNSYVVIMNSTSAEVDVHRLSDGGLLLSYDGSSYTTYMKEEVDRYRITIGNKTCVFEKENDPSLLRSPSAGKIIQYTVEDGGHVFSGQCYAEIEVMKMVMTLTAAESGCIHYVKRGGAALELGCVIAKLQLDDPSRVQQAELHTGALPAIQAVALRGEKLHRVFHNTLDHLVHIMNGYCLPEPFFSIKLKEWVERLMKTMRDPSLPLLELQDIMTSVSGRIPPAVEKAIKKEMAQYASNITSVLCQFPSQQIANILDSHAATLNKKSEREVFFMNTQSIVQLVQKYRSGIRGHMKAVVMDLLRQYLKVEIQFQNGHYDKCVFALREENKGDMANVLNYIFSHAQVTKKNLLVTMLIDQLCGRDPTLTDELMAILTELTQLSKTTNAKVALRARQVLIASHLPSYELRHNQVESIFLSAIDMYGHQFCIENLQKLILSETSIFDVLPNFFYHSNQVVRMAALEVYVRRAYIAYELNSVQHRQLRDNTCIVEFQFMLPTSHPNRGNIPTLNRKFSAPILDIVKAMETKLEETKPQDLKAQDSKSKDDDAEGTNTSESEPVERMSFSSNLNHYGMVHLASVSDVLLDNSFTPPCQRMGAMVAFRSFQEFTRNITDVLSCFSDSPPSSPTFPEGGNPVLYGEEDIKNIQDEPIHILNVAIKTDSDIDDDGLAAVFRDFTHSKKSLLFEHGIRRLTFLVAQKREFPKFFTFRARDKFAEDRIYRHLEPALAFQLELNRMRNFALTAIPCANHKMHLYLGAARVEAGIEVTDYRFFVRAIIRHSDLVTKEASFEYLHNEAERLLLEAMDELEVAFNNTTVRTDCNHIFLNFVPTVIMDPSKIEESVRSMVMRYGSRLWKLRVLQAELKINIRLTPTGKQIPIRLFLTNESGYYLDISLYKEVTDSRTGQVGPKDRQIMFRAYGDKQGPLHGMLINTPYVTKDLLQSKRFQAQSLGTTYVYDFPEMFRQALKKLWHSSAAFAYLPKCPLPSELLTFTELVLDAQGQMVQMNRLPGGNEIGMVAWRMTLRTPEYPAGREIIVISNDITHKIGSFGPQEDILFLRASEMARESGIPRIYIAANSGARIGLAEEIRHMFHVAWQDPEDLYKGFKYLYLTPQDYKKVSALNSVHCEHVEDEGESRYKITDIIGKDEGLGVENLRGSGMIAGESSLAYDEIITMNLVTCRAIGIGAYLVRLGQRTIQVDNSHIILTGAGALNKVLGREVYTSNNQLGGIQIMHNNGVTHSTVCDDFEGVFNILEWLTYMPKCSSSPVPILSAKDPIDRPVEFVPTKTPYDPRWMLAGRPSQSPKGSWQSGFFDHGSFMEIMQPWAQSVVVGRARLGGIPTGVVAVETRSVELTIPADPANLDSEAKIIQQAGQVWFPDSAFKTAQAIKDLNREGLPLMVFANWRGFSGGMKDMYDQVLKFGAYIVDGLREYRQPVLVYIPPQAELRGGSWVVIDPTINPRHMEMYADKDSRGGVLEPEGTVEIKFRRKDLVKTMRRVDPVYLSLAERLGTPELSPPDRKELESQLKEREEFLLPIYHQVAVQFADLHDTPGRMQEKGVITDILEWQTSRQFFYWRLRRLLLEDTAKRKIQAANGDLTDGQIQAMLRRWFVEAEGAVKAYLWDDNQEVVGWLERHLAEEEGARSVIDGNIKYIRRDHILKQIRSLVQANPEVAMDSIVHMTQHISPTQRAEVVRILSTMETSPPSS from the exons ATGGCACAGCAGAACAGTGCTGCCAAGAAGAACCCGGCTGTAGCGGCGCTGAACTCACACTTCATCGTGGGGTCCGTGTCGGAGGAGAACTCGGAGGACGAAGTCCAAGGGAAGCTGGACATGCAGCCGGAGGAGAAGGAGTCGCGCTCGGTGTCGCCGTCGCCGTCCAGCGGGAGCTCGGACAGCACTTGTGATATGGGCTTCGACCACATTGATGGCCCCATTAACAATCTGAG ACCAAGCATGTCAGGGTTGCACCTGGTGAAGCAAGGCAGAGACCGCCGGCGTATTGATCTGCAGAGGGACTTCACCGTGGCTTCCCCCGCTGAATTTGTCACCCGATTCGGTGGCAACAAGGTCATCGAGAAG GTGCTTATCGCCAACAATGGTATCGCAGCAGTCAAATGCATGCGCTCCATCCGCCGCTGGGCCTACGAGATGTTTCGTAATGAGAGGGCGATCCGCTTTGTTGTCATGGTGACCCCAGAGGACCTGAAGGCCAATGCAG AGTACATCAAAATGGCAGATCATTACGTACCGGTGCCCGGAGGgactaacaacaacaactacgCCAATGTGGAGCTCATTCTGGACATTGCAAAACGCATACCGGTACAGGCTGTGTGGGCTGGTTGGGGTCATGCATCAGAGAACCCCAAACTCCCAGAGCTGCTGCAAAAGAATGGCATCGCTTTCATGG GTCCCCCCAGTCAGGCTATGTGGGCTTTAGGAGACAAGATTGCCTCCTCTATCGTCGCTCAGACGGCTGGCATTCCAACCCTGCCCTGGAGCGGTACAG GCCTGACAGTAGAATGGACAGAATCGGACCAAAAGAAGAAGACCATCAACGTTCCTCACGACGTGTATGAGCTTGGCTGCATCGAGGATGTAGAGGATGGCCTGATA GCTGCTGAGAAGGTCGGCTACCCTCTGATGATTAAGGCCTCAGAAGGCGGGGGAGGAAAAGGAATCCGTAAAGTCAATAGTGCTGATGATTTCTCGAACCTCTTCAGACAG GTCCAGGCAGAAGTCCCAGGCTCACCCATATTCGTCATGCAGCTAGCCAGGCATGCCCGCCACTTGGAGGTCCAGATCTTGGCTGATCAGTATGGCAACGCCATTTCACTGTTTGGTAGAGACTGTTCTGTGCAGCGAAGACACCAGAAAATCATAGAGGAAGCTCCTGCTACCATCGCCCCTGCTGATGTGTTTGAGGATatggaaaat TGTGCTGTGAAGCTGGCTAAGATGGTGGGTTACGTCAGTGCCGGTACAGTGGAGTACCTCTACAGCCAGGACGGCAGCTTCTACTTCCTGGAGCTCAACCCTCGTCTGCAGGTGGAACACCCCTGTACTGAGATGGTGGCTGATGTTAACTTGCCTTCCGCTCAACTGCAG ATTGCCATGGGTATTCCTCTTCACCGGATCAAAGACATCAGGATGCTTTATGGGGTCCAGCCCTGGGGAGATAGTCTCATTGACTTTGAGGGTCTATCCAATGCCCCCTCCCCACGGGGCCATGTCATTGCAGCACGTATCACTAGTGAAAACCCTGACGAG GGTTTCAAGCCGAGCTCCGGAACGGTGCAAGAGCTGAACTTCCGCAGCAATAAGAACGTGTGGGGCTACTTCAGTGTCGCGGCAGCCGGGGGTCTGCACGAGTTTGCTGACTCCCAGTTTGGACACTGCTTCTCCTGGGGGGAGAATCGTGAAGAAGCCATCTC CAATATGGTGGTGGCTCTGAAGGAGTTGTCCATCAGAGGCGACTTCAGGACCACAGTGGAATACCTCATTAAGCTTCTGGAGACAGAAAGCTTCCAGCAAAACACCATAGACACTGGCTGGCTGGATAGGCTCATCTCAGAGAAGATGCAG GCGGAGCGCCCTGATACCATGCTGGGAATCGTGAGTGGAGCTCTTCATGTGGCAGATGTAAATCTGAGGAACAGTGTGTCCAATTTCCTGCATTCTCTGGAAAG GGGCCAGGTGCTGCCAGCACACACACTACTCAATACTGTGGATGTGGAGCTGATATATGAAGGCCTGAAGTATGTCCTGACAGTGACACGCCAGTCTCCCAACTCCTACGTGGTCATCATGAACAGCACCTCAGCTGAGGTGGACGTCCATCGGCTCAGCGATGGAGGTCTTTTGCTGTCGTATGATGGCAGCAGCTACACTACCTACATGAAGGAGGAGGTTGACag GTATCGCATCACAATTGGGAATAAGACTTGCGTTTTTGAAAAGGAGAACGATCCTTCGCTGCTGCGTTCTCCATCAGCAGGAAAAATCATTCAGTACACAGTTGAGGACGGCGGACAcgtcttctctggccagtgctATGCTGAGATAGAG gtgatgaagatggtgatgacCCTCACAGCTGCAGAGTCTGGGTGTATCCACTACGTGAAGAGAGGCGGAGCAGCACTGGAGCTCGGCTGTGTCATTGCTAAGCTGCAGCTGGATGACCCGAGCAGAGTGCAACAG GCAGAGCTGCACACAGGGGCCCTGCCTGCTATCCAGGCAGTAGCTCTGAGAGGGGAGAAGCTGCACAGAGTCTTCCACAACACACTTGATCACCTTGTCCACATCATGAATGGCTACTGTCTTCCTGAGCCGTTCTTCAGCATTAAG TTGAAAGAATGGGTGGAAAGGCTGATGAAAACCATGCGTGATCCCTCTCTGCCGCTGCTGGAGCTTCAAGACATCATGACCAGTGTGTCGGGTCGCATCCCGCCTGCTGTGGAGAAGGCCATCAAGAAGGAGATGGCTCAGTATGCCAGCAACATCACGTCTGTGCTCTGCCAGTTCCCCAGCCAGCAG ATTGCAAACATCCTAGACAGCCACGCTGCTACTCTTAACAAGAAGTCGGAGAGAGAGGTTTTCTTCATGAACACTCAAAGCATTGTTCAGCTGGTACAGAA GTATCGCAGTGGTATCAGAGGACACATGAAGGCAGTGGTGATGGACCTGCTCAGACAATACCTGAAAGTAGAGATCCAGTTTCAGAATG GACACtatgacaaatgtgtgtttgctctgcgtGAGGAAAACAAAGGCGACATGGCCAATGTGCTTAACTACATCTTCTCCCATGCCCAAGTCACCAAGAAGAACCTGCTGGTTACAATGCTGATT GACCAGCTGTGTGGCCGTGATCCCACACTGACAGATGAACTGATGGCCATCTTGACCGAACTCACCCAGCTCAGCAAGACAACCAATGCCAAGGTTGCGCTTCGTGCTCGGCAG GTACTAATAGCCTCCCACCTTCCCTCTTATGAGCTACGACACAACCAGGTGGAGTCTATCTTCCTCTCTGCTATTGATATGTACGGACACCAATTCTGCATTGAGAACCTGCAG AAACTGATCCTCTCAGAGACATCCATCTTTGATGTTCTGCCCAACTTCTTCTACCACAGTAATCAGGTGGTCAGGATGGCTGCCCTGGAG GTTTACGTGCGCAGAGCGTACATCGCCTACGAGCTCAACAGCGTCCAGCATCGACAGTTGAGGGACAACACATGTATCGTAGAGTTCCAGTTCATGCTGCCTACATCGCATCCTAACAG AGGGAACATCCCCACTCTAAACAG GAAATTTTCTGCTCCTATCCTGGACATTGTAAAAGCCATGGAAACTAAATTAGAGGAAACTAAACCCCAGGACCTTAAAGCACAGGATAGTAAATCTAAGGATGATGATGCTGAGGGGACAAATACCTCAGAATCGGAACCTGTGGAAAG GATGTCATTCTCATCCAACCTGAACCACTACGGAATGGTGCATTTAGCCAGCGTGAGTGATGTTCTGCTTGACAACTCCTTTACACCACCTTGTCAGCGCATGGGAGCCATGGTCGCTTTCCGCTCCTTCCAGGAGTTCACCAG GAACATAACAGACGTGCTTAGCTGCTTCTCTGACTCTCCTCCCTCAAGTCCGACTTTCCCGGAGGGAGGTAATCCTGTCCTGTATGGCGAAGAGGATATCAAG AATATCCAGGATGAACCAATCCATATCCTGAATGTGGCGATAAAGACAGACAGTGACATAGATGATGATGGCCTGGCAGCCGTCTTCCGGGACTTCACTCACTCAAAG AAATCCCTGCTGTTTGAACATGGCATCAGACGGCTGACTTTCCTTGTTGCTCAGAAG AGAGAATTCCCCAAATTCTTCACATTCCGTGCCAGAGACAAG TTTGCAGAGGACAGGATCTATCGTCATTTGGAGCCTGCACTGGCTTTCCAGCTGGAGCTCAACCGCATGCGCAATTTTGCCTTGACTGCCATCCCGTGTGCCAACCACAAGATGCACCTGTACCTAGGTGCAGCCCGTGTGGAGGCGGGCATCGAGGTTACGGACTACCGTTTCTTTGTCCGAGCCATTATCCGCCACTCTGATCTGGTTACAAAG GAGGCCTCGTTTGAGTATCTCCACAATGAGGCAGAGCGTCTGCTGCTGGAAGCCATGGATGAGCTGGAAGTGGctttcaacaacacaacagtgcgAACTGACTGTAATCATATCTTCCTCAACTTTGTCCCCACAGTCATCATGGACCCATCAAAG ATTGAAGAGTCTGTCCGCTCCATGGTCATGCGTTACGGCAGCCGCCTGTGGAAGCTGCGTGTCCTGCAGGCCGAGCTGAAAATTAACATCCGCCTAACACCGACAGGAAAGCAAATCCCCATCCGCCTCTTTCTCACCAACGAATCGGGCTACTACCTGGACATCAGCCTTTACAAGGAGGTCACTGATTCCCGAACGGGACAGGTGGGGCCCAAAGACCGACAG ATCATGTTCAGAGCCTATGGAGACAAGCAGGGTCCACTGCACGGCATGCTCATCAACACACCCTACGTCACCAAGGACCTGCTGCAGTCCAAGCGCTTCCAAGCACAATCTTTGGGCACCACCTATGTCTACGACTTCCCAGAAATGTTCAGACAG GCTTTGAAAAAGCTGTGGCATTCAAGTGCGGCCTTTGCCTACTTACCCAAGTGCCCTCTTCCCTCTGAGCTGCTCACCTTCACTGAGCTGGTTCTAGACGCCCAAGGTCAAATGGTGCAGATGAACCGACTGCCAGGAGGCAACGAg ATTGGTATGGTGGCTTGGCGGATGACCCTGCGAACTCCAGAGTATCCAGCGGGACGTGAGATCATCGTTATTAGCAATGACATCACGCACAAGATCGGCTCATTCGGGCCCCAGGAGGACATTCTGTTCCTGCGAGCCTCCGAAATGGCCAGAGAGAGCGGAATCCCTCGAATCTACATCGCGGCCAACAGCGGCGCCCGCATCGGGCTGGCAGAGGAAATAAGACACATGTTCCATGTGGCGTGGCAAGATCCAGAAGACCTGTATAAG GGTTTCAAGTATCTCTACCTCACACCTCAGGATTACAAGAAGGTCTCAGCCCTGAACTCTGTGCACTGTGAACATGTGGAGGATGAGGGAGAATCCAG GTACAAGATCACTGACATCATTGGAAAGGATGAAGGACTGGGTGTGGAGAACCTGAGAGGGTCTGGGATGATAGCTGGAGAATCCTCTCTGGCTTATGATGAGATCATTACCATGAACCTG GTCACATGTCGAGCCATTGGAATTGGGGCCTATCTGGTCAGGCTTGGACAGCGAACCATCCAAGTGGACAACTCTCATATTATTCTTACTGGAGCCGGAGCTCTCAACAAG gtTCTGGGAAGAGAAGTGTACACGTCGAACAACCAGCTCGGCGGAATTCAGATCATGCACAACAATGGTGTGACCCACTCTACTGTTTGTGATGACTTTGAAGGAGTCTTCAATATTCTGGAATGGCTGACCTACATGCCCAAG TGTTCATCCAGTCCAGTGCCCATCCTCAGTGCCAAGGATCCCATAGATCGGCCAGTAGAGTTTGTTCCCACCAAAACTCCGTATGACCCTCGCTGGATGTTGGCAGGACGTCCCAGCCAGT CTCCAAAGGGTTCATGGCAGAGTGGCTTCTTTGACCATGGCTCCTTCATGGAGATTATGCAGCCGTGGGCTCAGAGTGTTGTGGTCGGCAGAGCCAG ACTTGGTGGGATACCCACTGGAGTGGTTGCGGTGGAAACCAGGTCAGTGGAGCTTACGATCCCAGCTGATCCAGCCAATCTGGACTCAGAGGCGAAG ATCATCCAACAAGCAGGACAGGTGTGGTTCCCCGATTCTGCTTTCAAAACTGCTCAGGCCATCAAGGACCTGAACCGAGAAGGCCTACCTCTCATGGTGTTTGCCAACTGGAGGGGCTTTTCTGGAGGAATGAAAG ATATGTACGACCAGGTGTTGAAGTTCGGCGCCTACATTGTGGACGGGCTGAGGGAATACAGGCAGCCGGTACTGGTTTATATTCCACCGCAGGCTGAGCTGAGGGGAGGCTCCTGGGTGGTGATAGATCCCACCATCAACCCCCGACACATGGAGATGTACGCCGACAAGGACAGCCG CGGTGGAGTGTTGGAGCCTGAAGGAACAGTGGAGATCAAGTTCAGGAGGAAGGACTTGGTGAAGACCATGAGAAGAGTCGATCCGGTCTACCTGAGTTTGGCAGAACGACTGG GAACCCCAGAGCTGAGCCCCCCTGATCGTAAAGAGCTGGAGAGCCAGCTGAAGGAGCGTGAAGAGTTCCTGCTGCCCATCTACCACCAGGTGGCTGTGCAGTTTGCAGACCTCCATGACACCCCAGGTCGCATGCAAGAGAAGGGCGTCATCACG GATATCCTAGAGTGGCAAACGTCCCGTCAGTTCTTCTACTGGCGTCTGCGGCGTCTGCTGCTAGAGGACACGGCGAAGAGGAAGATCCAGGCAGCCAACGGCGACCTGACAGACGGCCAGATCCAGGCCATGCTGCGCCGCTGGTTTGTGGAGGCCGAGGGGGCCGTCAAG GCGTATCTCTGGGATGACAACCAAGAGGTGGTGGGATGGCTGGAGAGGCATTTAGCCGAAGAGGAGGGGGCCAGGTCTGTCATCGACGGGAACATCAAGTACATCCGCCGCGACCACATCCTCAAACAGATTCGCAG CCTTGTTCAAGCCAACCCAGAGGTCGCCATGGATTCCATCGTGCACATGACCCAGCACATCTCGCCCACGCAGAGAGCAGAGGTGGTGCGGATCCTGTCCACCATGGAGAcatcacctccctcctcctag